A stretch of the Aphis gossypii isolate Hap1 unplaced genomic scaffold, ASM2018417v2 Contig00603, whole genome shotgun sequence genome encodes the following:
- the LOC126554792 gene encoding uncharacterized protein LOC126554792 translates to MSGNKCEYLNCGKNKRLNSDLKFHIFPKNENLCKKWILHSGNIKLDDLSPKTLRKKFICENHFENDMYMCMKRQRLIPSAVPKLYHNIEEFESNNEHQLDSTQTETHLKSSKRKLLFDEDLSLTVDDNNTNMLHYSNIVSTSGTFIVTPDKIKVLTPTKKYTNLKSISSPQLIFPSPNSISSDSSRTKQWVQELCQLPSPTITKRVKLNNEQLINICKRQKKIINRKRAIIAV, encoded by the exons atgtctgGAAATAAATGTGAATACTTGAACTgcggaaaaaataaaagacttAATAGTGATCTTAAATTCCATATTTTTCCGAAAAATgagaatttatgtaaaaaatggaTCTTACATTCag GAAACATTAAGTTGGACGATTTAAGTCCAAAAACACTgaggaaaaaatttatttgtgaaaatcattttgaaaatgatatgTACATGTGTATGAAAAGACAGCGTCTTATACCTTCGGCTGTaccaaaattatatcataatattg AAGAATTTGAAAGTAATAATGAACACCAATTGGATTCAACACAGACtgaaacacatttaaaaagttCTAAGAGGAAGCTGTTGTTTGATGAAG atttatcatTAACAGTTGATGACAATAATACCAACATGCTACACTATTCAAACATTGTATCCACATCAGGCACATTCATAGTTACTCCTGACAAAATTAAAGTGCTAACaccaactaaaaaatatacaaatttaaaatctatatcatcaccacaattaatatttcctAGTCCTAACAGTATTTCATCCGATTCATCAAGAACAAAACAATGGGTACAAGAACTGTGTCAATTACCATCcccaacaataacaaaaagagtaaaacttaataatgaacaattaattaatatttgtaaaaggcagaaaaaaataataaatcgaaaaaGAGCAATTATAGccgtttaa